The genomic interval TCTAtaagaaatttttattgaagCAGAAAATAATGTTTGGTTGAAAACAAACATGAAAAAGAAattggagaaacaaaatgaaaaaaaaaaaagtgacggaaaaaagaaaagttaggtttaaaaaaaattaatgtttatgTCGTTTAATCGATGATTATCTACATAAGATTTTTAAATGAGTCATGACTAAATTGAACTTTTGTTTTGTACATTCAagattaaaatatcatatttatccattttgaaatattttgagtgaAAATCTAGTTAGTACAAACAATTTGTTTTGGGGTTGGGAGTGACAAATTGTTgaaaatgatgatgatattaatgAAAGATTGTTGGAAATAACGATGACATTAACGAGAGTTAATATtattgtgaattgaaaaataaaaaagtctcACATATGAGTGATATCACATACTAGTAGTATATATAACGTGGAGATATGAAACTTGAGGTTTGCTCCAATGGGtacacaaattttataaaagagaAAGATCACATGCAAAATTTAAGGAAATTTAAGGAACACGACAAACTTGAGATGCCGCTGCTGTTTTTTTCTGCACGATAAAATTGTGTTAGCAAGCAATTATAATAGTTACCATGTATGAGACCAATGactagcatatatatatatcaattaatatttttcttacaaGTATTCTAAGACAATTCCAATCATCTACAAGAGGTTGAGCATCTGAACGGAGATTTGCCATCATAATAGATCTTGTGTCTTCTCCAAACAAAATTTTCCATATGAGATATACACTCTGGTCCTCATGTTTTCTACGAGAAATTTCATCATCTAACTCAATTTGAGCTTGGTGCCTTTTCCAactaaaattattcaaaaaaatttgtcaTATTAATAGTGGAATAAATTTTATgttcaaatttcaattaaacAAATAGGGAAAATGGGAAATATTATGAATGTTTATAGTAATtaacctctctctctctctctctctctatatatatatatatataagagtgGGAGCCACGACtgcgtttttttttatatatatataataactatatattattaattattttttttttatatatagtaaaaataaattatcaaaataatattgataaattgttaaaatatccTTAAAGGGATGCCTTTTTAAggctttttaatttatatatatatatatatatatatatatatatatatattatcaattattattttttctatatataataaaaatatattatcaaaataacaatgataaattattaaaattttctcaaaatGGTTTTGAGAGACTGACATCACATTTCGCTTTCCCCCTCTCCACCATGTATCTCTCTTCTCTCAAATCTCTATGCTCAATTTGTTCTCTCTCTtataatttatactaataaaatacaataaaactaATCTCTCTGTATATAGTATATAGATAAATTATCTAATATCGAAGGATAATCTAACTAATCTACTAATCTCGAACAGACACTGTAACACCATAGTTAGCAACTCAACTATTAACTATTAGTAAACTTTTTAACCATTGATATATGACATAGTaagatactattttttaattggaaattgttttaattaatatatgtatttttttaggagTGACACAGtgtttaaacataaaaatattgatgcattttttaagaagaatttttttgataaaatgaaaatcgtaaaataaatatattttatttgattgaattacGTGAAGTTCTAAAAATTTGTGCAAATTTTgtgaaattgtaaaatttgtgagaattaaaattctaaCTTTTGCAACTTGTCTACTATGTATGAATTGTatgaaactctaaaaaaaaaactatatgacttttaagaatttcaattataatattttagtgtcACTCTCCCGATATTTTGAGCAAGATCCGCCACTGCCCACAATAAGATGATCTTGACTATATACTCTACATTCATGTTTTCTATTGTAGGTGTTtagattaagaaaaataatctaTTAATGGTCTAAAACAGGTTACACAGGTTACACTGTAAAGCTGACCGTAAAGAATTCAAATTCTAATAAAAGATCGAAATGAGAATAACCTTAAGTTTCAGGTAAAGTAAATGAGCATCTTGTTGACTTGTTGTCATATTAAATGGTTTATAGGAATGCTCATGAGTTGCAGTAGTATTGAAATGATAGTTATCTTTCGCTGGTGATAGGTTAGTACCAAGATATGTAAAAAGTAAATCGCCGGCCATTCTCATATTTCCATATTGCATGACGTGAGAATATCTGTCTTTATCAGTATAAAATGTTCTGTTCCAAACCTGTACACActagtgcaattaaaccttgtTACATCGGTTCTTATGTACATGTTAGATCGGTTATTTGTGTGATCTAATATCAAGcgttgtaataaatagttaattataaaatcGGCTAAAATAACAGATGTAACaagtaaaaattcaaaattgatttattacattggttatttttgaaccaatctaacaagtcaattcaaaattgatttattacatcaGTTAAATTTGAACCGATCTAAtaagtcaaattcaaattttatttattaaattaggtaaatttgaaccaatctaacaagtcatattcaaaatttaactaaatttaatatttcctTCATTATAGCAATTAATAAATCAACTAAATATCAATTGCATCGTAGCATTGTCACAACAAATAAGTAGAACCAGAACACTAATGTAATCAAagtaaatattattgataatgtaaaatttattaAGATAAACTATCACTATTACTGTTTTATTAAGATAATCTCAGTCAAATgtgattttagagaaaatataAACTAAAGTTGTGAAACTTGCAATGCCTTTGCCTCTTTGGCAAATAGTTCATCAATGTTAAAATCAAGTCTTGGGTTTATAACGACTAATTTCATTGATAAGAACTGCATATAGTGATAATGTACAATGAGTTAGGTGGACTTTAATTGCTTTTAAAATTGAAACCATATTATAAACTAAAACTCATCAAACACTGCTAAGTTAATGTCTAAAAGCATGAAAATGAAGCATGACTAAAACTCTAACCTCAACTTGAAGTTGAAGAGACTAAACATATAGTTAATTATTTCATCAAGCATTTCAGCTTTGCCTGCAATTTTGTTGCATCCTGACACTAAATCTTGCAAATACTTCATCCTCTGACTTATTTTTTTCCCTTCTAACCTACACCAAACAGAACATAACAGAACGTTAGCATCTatgctaaaaaaaattgaggtaacattaattttgaaataattaagtaaattttGATCAAACTCATTAACCACTCGAGTCTAATCACATACAGGCAGAGCATGtaacataaaaaatagtataaattgAAGTTGATCTAGGCAAGAGAATTAACCTCAAGCTATTTTTGTAGAAATGTCTGATGAAGATGTAATCCCACGAATAACTAATGAATTTCAGTTTTAGTCAGAATTCCAAAGATATATATGAATAACTCATTGTGCTATGTATCATAATATATTAGCCACATTCATGAAATATGCGTTGCACAACACTATGTGTTTGAATAAATACATACACAATCCCCTCATTATGCAAGCTtagcaaacaatataataaattaatcaaacaaGGTCCAGTGAAACCATATATAAGAGGGAAgacttaaattaatttatcttttttgaacTAGCTAGTGGAGACCCTATTAGATTTGATCACTctgtcttatttttttaatcactaCTTTAATTTCCCAATAAGCCattgacataaaaaaaaaaaacatatcttTGTTTGaccaattcatttttttaagatgaagccttaacatatatataatcataataatctaATCTAGTATAATATCCTAAACATATGTCCTTTGATCAAGGTGGAAAGTTTCATAGAACATCAAGATGCATGCATTATCCAAGGGAAACACCAAAACCAACTAGCAGCATGTTCTTCAGGAACAACTTCAAGCACAAGTCCTTCTAGTGAGGCTAATATTAGTATAGTTTCATTACAAGGATTACCTATATTTCCAAAACCACCTGATAAAACAGCTAATTCAGATATACACAACAAACTCTCTACTTCTTTTTTGCTATTTTGATGTATACTATTGTCAACATCCACTTCGAGATATTAAATTTCAACTATCTTTGCTCCCATGTTTTATTCAGTTTATGTAATTGATGATGCTTCATGAAGGTAAACTCAATCATTGAGGAACACTTTTCTAATAATTAATGTTACTACAGTTTTAGAATCTAAGCATTCTCCTAGCAATAGTATTCCTAAGGATTGGTCAAAGAAGGGTAAGCAAAATTAGCCCAAATTTGTTTATCTTATGGGGATGACAATCCATAGCAAAATCAGCAAAACCAATCCTAGTGCACTAGTGTATTCAATTTGAATTCAATATTATGATTCAAGACTTACTAAAACTAAAGTTGCGCTAGCTTTGATATGGAGAAAGATATATCATCACAAAGTTTATTGTAATATAAATCCATTCAAATTCAATTCAGGTCTCtgtaattacaaaaaaatacatAGTTGAGAaacaaattaattcaacaataaCACAACCATGTCCATTTGAGATGTAATAAGTTGTAACAGTAAAAGGTCACATTACATACATGGATTGCAAGTTTCTTAAACCACCAATTGCTTGCAATATCTCACCACCAATGTCCAAGCTTGACAATTTCTTTCATAAATAAACGTGACAAAAGATTAGAACTTAGCACCAAAATAAAAGTGTTGCTATTAAGAGATTAAAACAATCAATGCAAATAGACTCCCAAAAATACCACTGTTAGATTATCATATATGATTTTCTTAAATATGACATTACATTTGGAACTAATACTATGCTAAACATTAGTATTACAAGATGTGAAATGACTTAAAACAATCACCTCATTACAATTTTAGTGAAGGGTGCTTACTTCTGAAGATAGTAAGTCTATTAAACACAAACATTCCAATGTTTTAATGTTCAGTTGATACTTGTTAGGATCGTTTCTATCAATCTTGAAAGTAATCACATATACTATTAATGTAGCTAAGTTAGCTATACAAGCTTTTTGTTAGTTACACAAGCATTAAAGCATCACAAATCACAGtgcggaaaaaaaaaatcaaataagaaTGTAGATTGTGTACCCTATTTTGTTGTTTCAAATCACCAAATAAGAACTTCAAGGAGTCTCTTGCAGCTACATCTTCCAATGGCTAATGCAATTTAATCAAATACAACCGAAATTCAAGAAGGAATGGGATGGGTAGGTTTAACCCTATGCGAAGCAATGAAAACCGTTTGCAAAGTAAAATCGCAAAGCTAGGGTTTATTGTGCGGCCACCAGAAGTGAATGGTGTAGCCGGACGTGTACGACGACGGGGCAGGGTACAAGCAGAACATCGTTTCTTTTGGAGGAGAAGCACACTAGTATCTATAAATAAAGAAGAAGCATAACACTTACGAAAACATATACGATAGTGGAGAAAGAAGAATCAACTACGGTGGTGGCGGAACTCTTACGGCGGCGATGGTTCACAACGGCTGcagagagagagaaagatagAAAGGATTTTTAAGCGCGAGATTTTGGACTCATTCGCGAAAGAGAGATGAAAAGTGTAGTTGTGaaataattttggattttaatATTCAGAAACTATATTTTAATACACATGTTAGATGGGTTCTATGAGACACGATCTAACAACGTTTGAGTTAATTGCAAAATTACCACCGCCTAATTTCTTAGATTGGTTGGAAAACAACAGATCTAATATCCTTGATCTAATAAGGTTAAATTGCACTAGTGACATTAATTGAAAgtattaaatattgaattgacaTTATGTATGTATACAATTGATTGAACGACTTACCTTCAAATATTGTTGATTCAAAGATTCAGATTCTCTATCATTTTGTTCACTGgtccataaataaaaacaaaaaatatgtaatatatatttataaaaaatggaataataatgataataataatgaacCTAAATAAATTCATACCTGTCTTCAAGCCAAGAAATGCTGTACAAATTACCCAAACAAACTGTATATTGAGGAGGTGGAGAACTTTGCCTCTTTGGACAGTAAAATGCGTAACTATTCTCAAATGGATTGGAAGCTGTGGTTGCATAAATATTCAGATTATTTGGAAGAAGCCCTTGAAACATGCTCCCAGCATTACATGATTCTAGGTATATCACCTTTAATTTAttccattaaattaaaataaaacattttacgaattaattaaaattaattgaaattaaaaaaaaataccattttattgtaattgattTTCGCTTTCAATGTATTAATGAATCTGTCGGCATATACAGTTCTCCCATCTGGCAGTgctgataaaataataataatatttttaatttttaataattttaaggtTAAATTATcgcttaacttaatttcagggagtcatttatctttttatttttttatttttttaagttgatcctttattataattttaagtgacaagttaatattttatattttaagatgtCAATAATATtgtcttgttttgttttttttacaaaaaatcatcaaaattttcaaacaaaactaataaaattcattatcatcttcaataaaatacaaatttaatcaaattcataacttaaatcttgaaataaactcatattttcattctttatttgatatttttggagatgaaaatataagtttatttgaatatttgagttatggatttgatgaaatttgcattatattgaagatgattattaattttatgggtttgggttgaaaattttgatgatttttttgaatttttgtaaaaaaaaaaggataacattattgataatttaaaacataaaatatcaaattgttacttaaaattaaaataaatgaccaactcaaaaaaaaaaaaagataaaaaactaaaacgttagttgaaataaagttaaaagactacaaatgtaatttagcctatttttaatttgcaaaatttaggaataaaaatgaacaaatattACTAACCTATTAGGCCAGTGTTACCATGGccagaaaagaaaatgaaaatggtatCATCTGGGTTAGTATCCAGCACCTTACCACTACCTCCCTTAACACCACTTTTTTTTCCGCTAAGCACTGCGTAAAAATTTTCTTTAGTTGCATCCTTTCCTGTATAATCCTGATAaaaaattttactttaaaatatgataaaaaaaaaaaaaaaaactaatttcatataattgccaaattaattaattgagtGAAATTAGTACAATCACATAGAATTACTTggattttgataaaatttatacttTACCTTGGGaacattaaaataaacatttatcCCATGGGGTTTATTAGCTATATAGCCGGGGTGTGGATTTTCTTTATTATAAGCAATATCATCATACATCATAACAATGATATTTTCATCTTTAAGACCACCAATTCTTAATACTTGGTATGCATGACATACATCAGCTTGGTGTCTATAATTTCTATAACCTTTGGAACCAGCAATTAGGAAAGCCCATTGTACCCCATAATCTTCTTGACCCTTTGACTTtgtcattgttataatcataCATACTTTCACTATTAGTGCAACAACCCAAAACCTCATTCTTCGCtccatttatttaataacttttttaacttGATACGCTATTACATTAAGAGTTGTgggtatataaatatatatataaccatgaaattaaataattatcaaaattaaataagtagaaaatttgaaatatgtattaatttttttccttaaatcttgcatcaattattttatcatttgatggttggatatatatatatatatatatatatatatatataaccatcaaattaaataattatttaaatcaaatcatcgtttcaaaacaaaatcaaaatcaaataagtagaaaatttaaaatatatattaatttgttttcttaaattGCATCAATCATTTCATCATTTCATGGttgggtatatatatataaccatcaaattaaataattatcaaaatagtattaaatcatcgtttaaaaacaaaatcaaaatcaaataagtaaaaaatttgaaatatatattaatttgtttcCTTAAATCTTGCATCAATCATTTCATCATGGTtgggtatatatatattaatataaccatcaaattaaataattatcaaaattaaatcaaatcattgtttcaaaatcaaataagtaaaaaatttgaaatatgtattaaTCTGTTTCCTTAAATCTTGCAGCAATCATTTCAtcattttaattcttatttttttcccATTTCGGTCTATTTACTTTGCAAGTTTAGATCAAGCTCCTCTTCTAAATCATGATAAAACTGAGCTTAATTTTGCTTAATATCAGCATATTCACTTTAAGTAACTTGAAAGATAACGAGTTCTTCAAAGATACCATTTTTATAACCAATAAAACTTTTATCTTGAATGGCATAAAACTAATATCCTTTTGTATTTGACTTATATCCCAAGAAAACACATTTCTTGACACGACTATCAAACTTAGACCTGTGTAAAACAAGAGGTGCTGAATAACATAAGCATCCAACAACTTTAAGATTTCTCATACCAGGGTTATTGTTATACAAACATTGATAAGGTGCTTATGTTTTAGCAAAGGAGTGgaaattctattaataatatGCACAACATGACTAATATCAAAAGTCCAAAATTTCTTAGGCAAATTGGATTTAAAAGCATGTCTCGAGCCACATTTAATATGTGTTGATGTTTTCTTTCCACCGTAACATTATGTAGGGGTGTTTCAATACATGTGGTTTGAGGCACAATACccatattagaaaataaatcataattagaaAATTCCAAACTATTGCCACTTCTCAAAACCATAACTTTCTTATTAAACTAATTGTTGACAAGCTTAATAAAGGATTCAATATAACCTTTTTGTTTCAGATATGTTTTTCATAAAACTAACTCAAACAAACCTATTAGAATAATCCAAAATAGTAAGAAAGTATTTAAAATGACGATGAGATTGGACAACAAAGATCCCCCATATATAAACATGTATCAAATCAAAAGGTGCACAAGCACTATGATAACTATTAAGAAAAGATAACTTTTCTTGCTTAGAAAAATGACAAGTAATATAAGGAAATTgatcattcaaaattttcatacaattgTTACAAGCATGGCCAAAATGAAAGTGACATAAGACTTATTTGGCAATATTTATAGTATTGTGattatcaaaactatttatAGCAAAAAACTTACAACTTTGTAAATTTAACTTTGACTCTTTGAATAAATCCCTTAAACAAGGTCAGTTGTTCCAATCATCTTCTTGGTCTTCAAGTGTTGAATAGAACAACCATTAGTAGTAAACACTGTATAGTAAACACTATATATAACTTGATatagaaatcaaataaaaaaaaaacttaggtaaaaaaaaaaacataatccaTTTTCAAATCTTTGGTAATAAAAACAATTCATGCATAATCAGCAGTGACAATAGTACAATTTGGTAACTTCATGTTAATAAGTTTGTTTATGATAAAATAAGTGAAAGTATCAAAATCATGACATATATGGTGAGTAGCACCTGAATCAATAATCTAGATcacatttttatgataattaccAACGGCAATTAAAGTGGATTGAAACTACAAACTTGTTAGCTGGAGTTAAACCAACCTATGAAGAGGCAATTATGTGATTGGCTGCATGATTTGTTCCTAACTTGGCCTGGTGCTTCAGGTTCATGATcttattgatttgattttgagtaaatggaACTTTTTTCTTGTTAGATTTGTCATTTTCCCCATTCTTAGTGCTATCTTTTTCACCACACGCATTATTGGTATAATTTCCATTCACGAACATGAAATTAGGTGGAAatctatgtttttttataacatatGTCTACAGTATGACACAAGTTTTCCACAGTGAGTGCAAGTCTTGgaatttccttttcctttccaaGATCTTTTCTTTGTATCAGAAGCATTAACAAAAGTTTGTTTATGTGTTCTCACTTCTTCCCCCATTTTGTCTTTCTTGTTGGAAGACTAAAGAAAATACTCTATTGAGATTTGGTAGAGACTTCATGAGCAAAACTTGATTTTTAACTACATAAAAACTTTCATTCAAAccaattagaaaaataattactcTATCGTCTTTGACATAGGTTGTAGAGGCACAATTTCATTTTGGCGTAGGGAAAAAATTATCCAACTCTTCCCACAAAATAGTTAATTAGCGAGAAAACTTAAAACATTCATATTAACTTGTGAAAATCTTTTATTCAACTTGATCCATGCTTTGTTGGCACTATCCTCGAAAGAAAGACTGAGTTATTATGGTGAGACTAAATTAATGACTCATTGAAGAACGAGATTGTTGCATCAACGGCCGTATTTGTCAGTTGGCTCAAAATCACTTGACATagataaaaatcaattttattcttttcaatTATTGCTCTGGTCATTGATCGAGCACAAGAATCGTAATTGGTTCCTTTTAGAACTAGGGCAATAGTGATAGTTGAAGGTCCCTCACTTGGATGAATTTAATAGGAACTTCTTGTGGTTTGTGCATGATCTAGATTTGCATTGTTGTTATTgtaattgttgatgttatatgaTCTTGTTGTGGCTAAAGACGATGAAGGTCTTTAAATCAGGCTTATTTAtaccatataaaaaaatatttagcgAAGAATATCTCAATGTCTATATATACATGTGGAGACGAGATGAGATAAAATAGTGTGCAACAAAAATAACTGAAATGACTAACATAACTCAAAATAACAAACTAACTAACAACCTAAGACCAATATCTTACAAGCTAGCTTATATAGGGTCATGGGAAGCTTGATTAACAAGTAACCAATAAGCTACCTAAGAGAGTGACAGACTCATGAGCTTGATTGGCAGGTCGATGAAGCTCATATGCAGACTTATGAGCTTGAATGGCAAGATGACGAAGGTTTGTGAAGCTTAGTTTAATTGacaaattttgatattattaggatAAAGTTGTTTCCGAGTTTGACCCTAGACATCTAGTTGCATGTGTGTTTGATTTTCAGTGGTAACCACGTCGTTTATTGCTTTgattattgatttaaattacTATAAATGTAATGAAATTTCAGAACAATACTCTATACATGGATTTTTTTTCCTGgatatatatttattctctTAAGGTTCATTATAAACTATATTGGCTTGAGTAATATAAATCTAACACCATGTGTTTCTTTGAACTTGCATTTTCGTTTTGTATATGTGATGTATTTATTAGCAAATTGCAAGAGAATACATGGCTATTTTTAATGCACATAAAACTCGTGTGCTTAGGTAAAACAATTATAACTAACTAAAATTGTACTAACTAACTTCTAATAACTCAAGCCAATCATAAGATAGCTTCCTAGCTGTTTAACTGTTTTTCTTAGGACAAACTTGAGATGCTGCTGCAATCATTTGCTTCTTGGAAATGCCATTATTGCACATGTTAGCGAAGGATTGCATGTATTTCCATCCATAATGTGATAAGACACCACAATGATgttcatatgtttttttttttgcatgatAAAATTGTGTTAGCAAGCAATTATACAATGAATTTGATATTTTGGTCCAATAGCATCAGAAACCATGTTTTcaaatgtattaaaataattgttatgtCGCTCTTGTGcatattttttccttttaatttctACATGCAACTATGGATCACTTTCACCATGAGATGTCCAATACCAGTAGTCAGGTTTAAACCCTTTCCTTAAAATATGAACCTTAACCTCTTCAAATTCCAAGAAATCAATGTTTTTACAAATAGAACAAGGACATCTAATTTCTCTATTTGATATGTCTGGTTGTTGGATTGCAAATGACACAAATTCATTTAACCCTTTTAGAAATGCATCAGTATACCCCTTTCGACTAGGATTTATCCTATTATACATCCAACTACGAAGTTtgtgtaaaatacatgtttttgatgaagacaaagaccaaggaaagtgatcaagttgcaagataaaaaaaaaaagtcaaacatcaaagacaactatggtcaaatatgctagaagttttataatgtaaaggtacatgatgcaatctaatattcatatatttcaaatgcacgtGAGAACCTtccattttagcatatgcatcaaaaggattttcaaaaagtaaaaatatataaataatgtttgaaaataatatttttggcaaaatacaatgttgtattcgaatacaacatgttgtagtcgaatacagacaagtcagtagctaaaactgaacatcttcaaacatctgtattcgaatacatgaatgtgtattcgaatacaagcttcaaaattcaaataaaactgaacgttaaaaggatgtgtattcgactacacacaagctgtagtcgaatacacctgcaaacaatgcaatttttcaattctgaaatggtcccggatcattgcatttcttcaacaaacctcttggatcaatgaccacgaatc from Cicer arietinum cultivar CDC Frontier isolate Library 1 chromosome 5, Cicar.CDCFrontier_v2.0, whole genome shotgun sequence carries:
- the LOC101497749 gene encoding vacuolar-processing enzyme-like, whose amino-acid sequence is MTKSKGQEDYGVQWAFLIAGSKGYRNYRHQADVCHAYQVLRIGGLKDENIIVMMYDDIAYNKENPHPGYIANKPHGINVYFNVPKDYTGKDATKENFYAVLSGKKSGVKGGSGKVLDTNPDDTIFIFFSGHGNTGLIESCNAGSMFQGLLPNNLNIYATTASNPFENSYAFYCPKRQSSPPPQYTVCLGNLYSISWLEDSEQNDRESESLNQQYLKKLSSLDIGGEILQAIGGLRNLQSIYSWDYIFIRHFYKNSLRLEGKKISQRMKYLQDLVSGCNKIAGKAEMLDEIINYMFSLFNFKLSWKRHQAQIELDDEISRRKHEDQSVYLIWKILFGEDTRSIMMANLRSDAQPLVDDWNCLRILKKTAAASQVCRVP